The genomic interval GTTATCGCGATTCTTTTCTCCGAAAGCTGCCTGAGCACGGCCAGGTTAACGCCCGCCGACGCGAGCCACAAGAGAACGGAAGCGAGGTCGAGCAGAAAAAAACCGTCGGCTTCGCCGGTGCGCCGCAGGATAAAACCGGCGAACAGGACGAAGGGAAGATACTCGAGTATTTTACGCAGCCGGAGAGCCCGGAAACGGGACGGATTCTTTTTCAGAGAAATCGTACAGAACAGGACTATCAGGGAAAAGGACAATACCGCGAGGAATCCGAAAAAAGCGGGAGTCGGAGGAAGATACACGCAGGATGCGGAATACAGAATCGCCAGAAGAGCGTTAAGAACAGGCAACATAGTCACAGAACCTCCCTAATCAGGAAAGTATAGCAAAAAGGATATCGGACGGCTATACTGAAACGCATGGACTTCGATTTGATACCCAATACGGCTCCGGAAGCGGCGGCGAATAGCGCGATTTCGGTAGGCGATGAAACGCTCTCGCTGCTCGCGGAAAAAGCCTTCGAGCGTCTCTCCTTTACCTTTACCGAAACCCATTTGAAGCATATGCTGGACGCGGCGGCCGATTCCCGTTCAAGCGAGAACGACCGGTTCGTCTGCTCGTTCCTGCTGAAAAACGCGATCATAGCGGCCCGGGGAGAACTGCCTCTGTGCCAGGATACCGGAACCGCACAGATTTTCGCGTGGAAGGACGAAGGCGTGCTGTCGACCGGCGATCCCTACGCCGCTCTCGAACGGGGAGCCAAGAAAACCTGGGCGGACAGAAATCTGAGAAATTCTACGAACATCCCGCTGTCCCTGTTCGAGGAAACCGATCCGGGCGACAACATGCCTGCCCAGATCGCCCTGTTCGCGGGCAGAGGCGCAGAAAAGTCCAGCGGAAATCCCGCCTGGCATTTTCTGTTTTGCGCGAAGGGCGGCGGCTCATCCAATAAAACGCAGCTCTTTCAGGCTACGAAGGCTCTCCTCGAGCCGAAGGCCTTCGACGCTTTTCTGAGCCGCCAGGTGCCGGCTCTCGGAACCTCGGCGTGTCCGCCGTACACCGTCTCGGTGGTAGTCGGAGGGCTGAGCCCCGAACAAAACCTGACGGCGCTCAAGCTCGCGACCGCCGGCTTCTTCGACGCCGACAGCCCGGTGCCCGACCGGCAGGTGTTCGGCTTCTCCCCGCAACGCTGCCCGGACTGGGAGAACAGAGTCATGGAGATCGCGCAGGGCTGCGGCCTGGGGGCCCAGTTCGGAGGCCGGGCGTTCGCCTCCGGAGCGGTCGTGCTCAGGCTTCCCCGACACGGAGCGAGCTGTCCCGTGTCGATCGGCGTATCATGCTCGGCCCACCGCAACCTCTTCGGCAGAATCGATTCCGAGGGCGCGTGGCTCCAGACGACTGTCGATAATCCTCTTTCGATTCCCGGACTGAAAGAAGCGGCGGCTCTCTGCGAAAAGCCCGCGGAATCTGCAGTCGATATCGATATGGATAAGGGAATTCCCCATATGCAGGACAAGCTCCGGGCCCTGCCTCCGGGTACGCCGGTCCTGCTGACCGGCACCCTGCTGGTCGCCCGCGACGCGGCCCACGCGCGATGGAGAGCCCTCATCCGCTCCGGTGAACCACTCCCCTCCTACATCGGCCTCCATCCCATTTTGTACGCGGGCCCCGCGAAAACGCCCGAAGGAAAGCCGACCGGAAGCTTCGGTCCGACTACAGCCGGCAGAATGGATGAATACGCGGAGGAGCTGATGAGCCGGGGAGCGGCCCTCGTCACCCTCGCGAAGGGAAACAGGAGCGAAACCTGGAGATCCGCCTGCCGGCAATGGGGAGGCACCTATCTGGGAACGGTCGGAGGTGGAGCGGCTCTTCTCGCGGAGGAACACATCCGGTCGAGCGAGATCGTCGACTATCCGGAACTCGGCATGGAAGCGGTGAGAAAAATCGTCGTCGAGAAAATGCCCGCCTTCGTCCTGATCAACGATTCAGGCGAAGACTTTTATGCTCCGCGGCCGACATAAGGAGACCATGCTTTTACAAATCAAGGATATAACAGAGCGGTTTTCCTCCGAGATCGGGCTCTATAAGGAGCTTGCCGCACTGTTGTGCGAACGCGAAGGGGAAATCGAATCGCTGAATGCTCTTGCGACCGGTAGAGACGCCGCGCGGATAGCCTATATCGCTCATAAGCTTAAAGGCGCTGCGGGAATTCTGGGAGCGGAGCTTTTGGCGGACACAGCGGGAGAACTCGAGGAAGCCGCGAGAAGCCGGACGGAAATCGATTATGATCTTGTGTCCGAACGGATTCGGGAACTGAAAAAAAACTATAGGGAAACCTGCGAAGCGATTCGCGAGTTCGTCAGGGAAAACGAAAAACCGTCGTAAAATTGGTTTTGATCCGAGAAACGAAGGCCGAAAGGTCGGTTCCCGCAATGCCGGCGGCTGCCCGGGCCACCGCATCGATATCGGCGGGCTGGGTGCTTTTCTCACCCCGAAGCGTCATGTACGGAGCATCGGTTTCAGTGAGAATCCTGTCAAGCGGCAGCGCGGCGACTGTTTCCGCGGCGGACCGGTCGCCCCGAAGCAAGGCCTTCCCGATTGAAAAATACGCGTTTATTCCGCGCGACAAAAGCGAGCGGGCTTCGTTCGCCGATCCCGGCCATCCGTGAAAAACAACCGCAGAGATTTTTTTAAGCCGGCGAAAATCAGCGAAAATCAAAGGAAGCCCTTTTCTGCAATGGACGACAAGAGGAAGGCCGTTGTCGGCTGCGAGCGAAACTTGAGCGTCCCACGCGCGTTTCTGCTCGTCCTTCCGGGCCGAAAAGCGTTCCTCGTAAAAGTCGAAACCGCATTCGCCTATCGCCTGCACTCTCCGGTCGCGGACGAGCCCTGCAAGAAATTCGAGACGGGATTCGTCTGGGTCCTGCGGATGAATGCCGAAGGACAGAAAGATTCTGCCCGGGCGGGAAGCGGCATACGATTCCTGCCAGAGGAATTCGTCCGGCCGGCAGGAGCTCGCGCACAGCAGGTTTTGCCCGCCCGAGTCCGGTTCGATTCCGCTTTGAACAAAGCAGTCGTATAAATGAATATGCGCGTCGGTATACACAAATGAATTATATCCCTAAAGGCCAGGGCCGCGAAACCCGAAAATAGATGCAACGGGAGGTTTTGATGAAAAACTACTATATCAGGAGCGGCAACGGCTGCGCGGA from Teretinema zuelzerae carries:
- a CDS encoding FumA C-terminus/TtdB family hydratase beta subunit, with the translated sequence MDFDLIPNTAPEAAANSAISVGDETLSLLAEKAFERLSFTFTETHLKHMLDAAADSRSSENDRFVCSFLLKNAIIAARGELPLCQDTGTAQIFAWKDEGVLSTGDPYAALERGAKKTWADRNLRNSTNIPLSLFEETDPGDNMPAQIALFAGRGAEKSSGNPAWHFLFCAKGGGSSNKTQLFQATKALLEPKAFDAFLSRQVPALGTSACPPYTVSVVVGGLSPEQNLTALKLATAGFFDADSPVPDRQVFGFSPQRCPDWENRVMEIAQGCGLGAQFGGRAFASGAVVLRLPRHGASCPVSIGVSCSAHRNLFGRIDSEGAWLQTTVDNPLSIPGLKEAAALCEKPAESAVDIDMDKGIPHMQDKLRALPPGTPVLLTGTLLVARDAAHARWRALIRSGEPLPSYIGLHPILYAGPAKTPEGKPTGSFGPTTAGRMDEYAEELMSRGAALVTLAKGNRSETWRSACRQWGGTYLGTVGGGAALLAEEHIRSSEIVDYPELGMEAVRKIVVEKMPAFVLINDSGEDFYAPRPT
- a CDS encoding Hpt domain-containing protein, coding for MLLQIKDITERFSSEIGLYKELAALLCEREGEIESLNALATGRDAARIAYIAHKLKGAAGILGAELLADTAGELEEAARSRTEIDYDLVSERIRELKKNYRETCEAIREFVRENEKPS
- a CDS encoding TatD family hydrolase; protein product: MYTDAHIHLYDCFVQSGIEPDSGGQNLLCASSCRPDEFLWQESYAASRPGRIFLSFGIHPQDPDESRLEFLAGLVRDRRVQAIGECGFDFYEERFSARKDEQKRAWDAQVSLAADNGLPLVVHCRKGLPLIFADFRRLKKISAVVFHGWPGSANEARSLLSRGINAYFSIGKALLRGDRSAAETVAALPLDRILTETDAPYMTLRGEKSTQPADIDAVARAAAGIAGTDLSAFVSRIKTNFTTVFRFP